Proteins encoded within one genomic window of Halalkalicoccus subterraneus:
- a CDS encoding CPBP family intramembrane glutamic endopeptidase encodes MNDTRGKRRPLLLVLLGVGLWTSVEVITRRILVSRIRKFDEDLTGDMLVSLATIPLLGWVIARIGNQMGFEQEYRGYQWTPRAIGGGIIAGVAGLASLSITTQIDRLLFGSIENTEIVTQDTSTTAASLLVVVNGIIVPIVEEFVWRGIIQTAFVERFGTTTGIVLTSLSFSLKHAIVDRSLNRITMLFGLGSIFGLVRHRLGTCASTAAHITGNLPASLIAIVVKQLE; translated from the coding sequence ATGAATGACACCCGCGGGAAGCGCCGTCCACTTCTTCTTGTCTTACTTGGCGTAGGTCTCTGGACGTCAGTTGAGGTTATCACGCGCCGGATCCTTGTATCCCGGATAAGAAAATTCGACGAGGACCTCACCGGAGACATGCTCGTCTCACTTGCAACAATACCTCTACTGGGATGGGTTATCGCCCGAATTGGGAACCAAATGGGATTTGAGCAGGAGTACCGAGGTTACCAATGGACGCCTCGAGCTATCGGCGGTGGGATTATTGCCGGTGTTGCCGGGCTAGCCTCCCTAAGTATAACGACACAAATCGACCGTCTTCTATTTGGAAGTATAGAAAATACCGAAATAGTCACGCAGGATACCTCAACCACCGCTGCTTCCTTACTGGTTGTTGTAAACGGGATTATCGTACCTATCGTTGAGGAATTTGTTTGGCGCGGAATTATTCAGACGGCCTTCGTCGAACGGTTCGGTACGACAACTGGGATCGTTCTCACCAGTCTATCATTCAGTCTTAAACATGCTATCGTCGATCGCTCTCTTAACCGGATTACGATGCTATTTGGGCTGGGTTCGATTTTCGGTCTCGTTCGTCACCGATTAGGAACCTGCGCAAGTACTGCGGCACACATAACAGGAAACCTGCCGGCTAGTCTCATTGCTATCGTAGTCAAGCAACTGGAGTGA
- a CDS encoding DUF7521 family protein, translated as MTLANGATAALEAFITTQAYRGYHRYNNRAMLLLAVGIRLLTIGSFVVLNIPPSKFTDALRIGAVLTVELAGLLSIVVSFRVE; from the coding sequence ATAACTCTTGCAAACGGTGCGACAGCCGCTCTTGAGGCGTTTATTACGACTCAGGCCTACCGTGGCTATCATCGGTACAACAACCGTGCAATGTTATTGCTCGCTGTTGGAATCAGATTGTTAACTATCGGTTCCTTCGTTGTTCTTAACATTCCGCCATCGAAGTTCACTGACGCTCTCCGGATTGGGGCTGTCTTAACCGTCGAACTTGCTGGACTGCTATCAATTGTAGTATCGTTCCGTGTCGAGTGA